Proteins co-encoded in one Montipora capricornis isolate CH-2021 chromosome 12, ASM3666992v2, whole genome shotgun sequence genomic window:
- the LOC138027019 gene encoding uncharacterized protein: MAGNQEDIYSFTLQFKKTWPPQQLIREGRMKDPLKQNDLRTVSINNYEEAIRYPEILIQTSFDFRLDDHELIVPAWSSGLSTYTDENRLRHVLRVREERLWKLGPSDDARQIFYPAEMQLKQDKRDPTHFGINPKERMRPEKFKQMLRCLPWVKLYPKNT, from the exons ATGGCTGGAAATCAAGAAGATATATACAGCTTCACACTGCAATTTAAGAAAACGTGGCCACCTCAGCAACTCATCAGAGAAGGAAGAATGAAGGACCCCTTGAAGCAAAATGATCTCAGGACTGTTAGCATTAACAATTACGAAGAGGCCATAAGATATCCCGAAATCCTAATCCAAACATCGTTTGACTTCCGTCTCGATGACCATGAACTTATTGTTCCCGCATGGTCAAGTG GACTCAGCACTTATACCGACGAGAACCGCCTTCGTCATGTACTTAGAGTCAGGGAAGAAAGATTGTGGAAACTCGGGCCATCAGATGatgcaagacagatattttATCCAGCAGAGATGCAATTGAAACAAGATAAGCGTGACCCGACTCACTTTGGTATAAATCCGAAGGAAAGAATGAGGCCTGAGAAATTTAAGcag